GCCCTCCATTCCCGCCACGACAACGAGAACATTAGCTTCCCGTATTTTGTTTATATAGGCCAGCAGGCGGTGAATGCCTGCTACGCCCACATCGTAAAGGCGCTCGACCCTGTTCCCCATCACTTCGGCGGTGAGGGCGGCTTCTTCGGCCACTGGCAGGTCGGAAGTTCCCGCGCTGATAACCAGGATCAGTCCCTTGTTGATTTTCCCCGTCCGGCGGTTTATAATCACCATACGGGCCTGGGGGTGGTATTCGACCCGGGAAAATGTCTCCTGCAAGGCATGATAAACCTCTTCGCCGGCCCGGCTGACCAGGATGTTGCTGCTTATGGCCGCCAGGTTGGCCGCGATTTCTTTTATCTGATCGACGGTTTTTCCCGGGGCGTATATAACCTCAGGGAATTTCTGGCGAAGGTGGCGGTGGGTATCAACCCTGGCAAAGCCGAGGTCCTTGAACGGCAGTTCCTTGAGCGCTTCGCAGGCGTCTTCGATGCTGATGTTTCCTGCCCTTACCGAGTTAAGAAGTTCTATTAGCTGTTCGCGCATAACATTTCCCCCCGTCATGAATTATGGTTGCAATTTTTCATTTAGACTTCCCTGGCGGTAACCGGCAAGGTCGAGGGCTGTGTAAGCGTAGCCGAGGCGTTTGAGTTCCTGGCTGATGACTGCAGCGGTGGACGGTTCTATTACCTGGGGGAAATACTGGGGCGAGACCTCCAGGCGGGCCAGTGAACCGTGATCCCGGACCCTTATTTGGCGTTCTCCCAGGACGGTAAAGAGGAACTCCTCGGCTTTTCTGACTCGCTCCAGGGCTTCCCGCGTAATAGGGGTGCCGTAAGGCAAACGAGTGGCCAAGCAAGGCCGGGAAGGTTTGTTCCAAACGGGGAGTTCAAGCCTTTGAGCCAGCATGCGGATTTCATTCTTGCCCAGTTTTGCTTCCTGCAGGGGACTCAAGATGCCCATTTCCCGGACAGCCTGGTAACCCGGCCTGTAGTCGGAAAGGTCGTCCAGGTTGGAGCCTTCAACTACCCGGGCCAGGTTATGTTTACTGGCAATATCAAGCAAGAGACCGAGAAGGTGTTTTTTGCAGTGGTAGCAGCGTTCCGGCGTGTTGGCCGTAAATTCCGGCTTGTCCAGGATGCCGGTGTGCATGACCAGGTGACGCGCACCCAGTTGTTTTGCCGTTTCCCGGGCTTCATCTATTTCTTCCGTGGTTACCAGTTCGGAGACAGCAGTAACGGCCAGAACTTGTGCGCTGCCTAAGGCTTGTAAAGCAGCAGCCAAAAGCAGGGTGCTGTCCACCCCGCCGGAAAAAGCAACCAGCGCGCTGCCTGCGTCCTGCATGATTTCTTTCAGCTTTAAAAGCTTATCCATTTGTCGCACCCCGTTAAAAAAACCATGAAAGGACAAACCCGTCGTTTTTGGGATGAACCTTCATGGTCGCTTCAAGACTTAATATATCATCGCCTGGTTGGTGGTGTCAACACTAACGCCCACACTCGCGGACGGACTGCTTGCCGAGACGGCGCATTGCCGCTGTGTCTCAGGCATAAAGTGTTTTCCTGGTTCATAATCTATAGCTGTATTCCACCAACGTTTTGTGTAGGATATTTAGTGCCAAATGTGGGTCAAGGAGGCTGTGACTGTGTTTTTGCGCCTGGGAGTGGTAATGGGACTTGTGGCCTTTATCAATATGGTTGATACCCTGGCCTTCGGAGCACGGCTGGCGGGGGTGAGAACCCGCAGCCCTTCGCTGGCCATGTCGCTTTTTAACATTGTGGCGCTGGCTTCCCGCACGGCAAACCTTGTGCAGCTGCCGCTCGTCGCCAGCATTGTTGACAGTTACTTGCAGACAGGAACAGGGATGGCGATCCTGCCTGTTTTCAGAAACATCCTGCTTGCCAGTTCCTTGGGCGTAATGCTGGGCATTCTCTTTATCCCCCTGGCCGTGCGGGCATTTACCTGGGGGATTATCAGGATGGAAAAAACCCGTTCTGTTCCGGTGGTTATATTTGGCTTTTTCCGGCCTGAAAACATTAAAAAAGCAGCCCATTTACCACTGGCAGGGCTTAAACACCTCAAAGCCATGGAATGGACCAGCCTGCCCAGAACCTTTATCATTAC
This region of Peptococcaceae bacterium genomic DNA includes:
- the larB gene encoding nickel pincer cofactor biosynthesis protein LarB; the encoded protein is MREQLIELLNSVRAGNISIEDACEALKELPFKDLGFARVDTHRHLRQKFPEVIYAPGKTVDQIKEIAANLAAISSNILVSRAGEEVYHALQETFSRVEYHPQARMVIINRRTGKINKGLILVISAGTSDLPVAEEAALTAEVMGNRVERLYDVGVAGIHRLLAYINKIREANVLVVVAGMEGALASVIGGLVARPVVAVPTSVGYGANFQGLSALLAMLNSCAAGVGVVNIDNGFGAGRLAALINEDRDEEMKK
- the larE gene encoding ATP-dependent sacrificial sulfur transferase LarE → MDKLLKLKEIMQDAGSALVAFSGGVDSTLLLAAALQALGSAQVLAVTAVSELVTTEEIDEARETAKQLGARHLVMHTGILDKPEFTANTPERCYHCKKHLLGLLLDIASKHNLARVVEGSNLDDLSDYRPGYQAVREMGILSPLQEAKLGKNEIRMLAQRLELPVWNKPSRPCLATRLPYGTPITREALERVRKAEEFLFTVLGERQIRVRDHGSLARLEVSPQYFPQVIEPSTAAVISQELKRLGYAYTALDLAGYRQGSLNEKLQP
- a CDS encoding lipid II flippase Amj family protein; this encodes MTVFLRLGVVMGLVAFINMVDTLAFGARLAGVRTRSPSLAMSLFNIVALASRTANLVQLPLVASIVDSYLQTGTGMAILPVFRNILLASSLGVMLGILFIPLAVRAFTWGIIRMEKTRSVPVVIFGFFRPENIKKAAHLPLAGLKHLKAMEWTSLPRTFIITNPLLVAIYSVGVLSAIYAGYLLPDYRLTASQLSGIINGIATILLVTVVDPVSAMIQDDTLKGKRSESELKTAIGFLAAGKFVGTLLAQFLLLPAAGVIVFLTRLIA